One Coffea eugenioides isolate CCC68of chromosome 2, Ceug_1.0, whole genome shotgun sequence genomic window, AGCTAGTCCTCGACCAATGAATTCCAATTCATAGACCAGGAAACAAACAATTAGTAATTGCATCAGAACAAACAATTATTTCATAACCACACCACATAACCAGGAATGAACATTATTCATGAAACTATCCGACCAGTACCAGCTTCAAAAGCAGATAAAACAGCCAGAGATTTTACCATGAGGCCAATCTTGAACCTGAGCTCCTAGAATACAAACAAGACACAGATGCTACCACAGCCCAAAAATGGTCAATTGTCAagcactaataagcaattagtTTAGGCAGAATAGAATTCCTTTCAAACCAATGTGGATAGCCTTTAATCTGAAGGAGACCGAGGATGTCACTACAACAGCTCAAACCAATTGAAACTCCTACAACAAATATGAAAATGCGATACAGATAGCCCAAGACAAAGTAATACACGTACTCCTTTCAATCACTTTATAACTGCACACTGACTTGCTTCAATGCCTAAAATGATGATGACTGGAGCCTCTCAAAATTTAACCAGAAACTATCCATTATTGTTCAGAGAAACCTAGCAAGAAAAGTATGGAAAGCAAAAAAACTCCGGTTCTCCTGCAAAAGCATGTAGACCACAACAGAGGACTTGCAATTCTATCCACATTAAAGCACAGTGGAATTCACTGCCACcccaaataattaaaaataattattcaaGAAACCAGCTCCAATGAAAGAATGAAAtcaacaaaaaaatcaaaagcagGTAAAAGAGCCTGGGATGTCACTTGAATGCAAGCTGCTACAGTAGAGGAAACATAGGCGTCAATCACATCCCCAAAACCAATAACTGATTAAAAACAAACGAACAATTAGTTTGACCTTCAACGATGTAAATAGCCTTTGACAAAAGAAAGCCCCAAGATCTAAATGACAACAGCATGGCTGAAACCCAAGATCAAAAGATGTAGATATATAGTTGTTACAGAAAATCCCAAAACTGTTAATCTTCAAACAAAGTAATACACATAGGGAAGCAGAGACCTCCTTTCAATTATTTTAATGACATCACCGAGCTCACCAAATCCAAGCTCCTTCCAAAATGAAGATGGCATGTCATCCTGATACACTATCCACTATCTCATCAAGAAAAGCTCAGAAGGAAAGTAGGGACAGACCAGAATTCCCATTTTCTCTTGCAACATCAAGCAGATAGGTAAATTTTAATGCCACACCAAACAGCAGAATGAATTCGCCAAATAATCAAGAAGCAGATAAAAAAGCCTAGGAGGTCTTCAAGCACAACACCCATCTTGCGGTTCCAACAATAGAGAGAAGACATCAAACATCAATAGAAAACCGATAATTGATCATGCACAGAGGATCAATTAGTCTGAGGCAGAAAAGAGTATCTTCAAAACAATGTAAATAGTGTTAGCCTCAGAAGAAGGAAGCAAGAATCTCAATGAAAACAGGAAGACACAAACCCAAGATCgtaaaataaacacaaaaaGTCCTTACAGATAATCTGATTCATGctaatttccaaaaaaaatgtaatgCTCCAAAGAAGCAGAGAACACCTTTCAATCACTTTAACCCAGTAAGTTCTAAAATTCCAAGCTCCTTCCTAAAATGAAGATGGATAAACAGACTTAGCTAACCATAAACTAATCATTAGAATTGGAAAAAAACCTAACTTGAAGTAGGGAAAGAGAAAAACTCCTTCAAGGATCTCCTGCAGGGATGTAGTTTAGGAAGCCTAAAATGTCAACAAGAAACAGCATGACCCAAAACCAAGACCCTAAAATAGAAATATATATTCATTACCTATAATCCAAAAACTGTCAATTTTCAAATTGAAGTAATAAGCATAAGGGTGTTGAGAACTTTTTTCAGACATTTTAGCCACGCAAACTTCTTCATCAAAGTAGGGGACAGAAAGGGTTTATAACTAACCAAAAACTGTCCACTGTTGGTCAAGAAAACCTGCCACACCAAGTACTCAAAGAGAAGAACAGCTCAATTTTTTGGCTCAAGAATCATGTTGAAGATAATTCACAGCTACAGTACTTAACGATCAATCTTGAATCCAGGCCACTACAGAACAGATTAGAGATGGACATTTAAAATATTCCCAAAACCACGAAGTTCagcaacaattaggtgcaattaGCTCAAGGTGGAAGAGGACTCGTCTAAGACAAGGTAGATAAGCTTTGATTGGAAGAAGGAAGCCCTGAGATACCACTACAACAGctcaaaattgccaaaaatccaCAAGTATACGGAGTCAAATGATCCTGAAACTGTTGGCTTTCAAATATAGATAGTTATAAACAGTAATCAGCATAGAAATGTTCAGAACTACTTTCAAACACTTTAAACTGTCACATCCCTTGGACAGCTCTCCTTCGCATACTGTTTAAATGCTGATAGTTGTGCCTCCAACTCTATCATTTTATAGAGATAACATAACAATAAAGTTAGCTGATGTCAAAAATCTTCCGATAATAAAGTGTCATATATGAGgaaaacataaaaaatgatGACAAACCCAATGTTGCAAAACTTGAAATTCCACACCTGCCTAAAGAGACGACCTTCAAGTATACAGGCAGAGAAACAGAACTCCTTCCAAACAGGGCCCACTACACAGCTGAGGAATATAACCCAAACAACCATTTAGAAGCTGCCAAAAGATACCCTAACCATCACGTGTATAACAAGAGAAAATCTCCAAAATCATGTAATGCACAATGATGAAAACAATCGAATCCACACTCCCTATTTGAACAACACAGAGCATATAATTGATGATGCCTGTTACCTCTTAGAGCAAACAGAACTAAAGAGGTTGGGATGAAGGGGAATCCCTGGAACAAGACCAATAATCAGTACAACTTTAAACAAAGTATTGTTAGCCAAAAACAAGAAATGCATGAGCAAAAAAGTTactcaaaaaaaagaagaagaagaaaagcctTTGGATGCATTAGAAGATACAGGTCTCAATTCCAAGATGCTAACATAAAGGACCAGGCGGGTGGGCCGGCGGGGGCATAAGATATTTACAGGTGTCAAAACCACTAAGTTGGCTCAagcaaaaaggaagaaatagtGCGTACTCCCTTCGTTAACAATGCAAAAAGCCTTTGATCTTGGACAAGAGACGTAAGTTGTCATCAAACCTCTGAGTCATCTGGACCCAGATTCCAGCAACCAAAGTCATGTTAAGGAAATTAAATAGTTCCTTTGAAACATACAACTTGAGTTGTTCAATCCTTCAATCCTAACGAGGTAGATGCAGAGCAAATCAATCATCATATCCAGAATGTCCCCAATCAGTCCTCTGGAAAAACAGctctaaaaaattaataaaaaaaaaggcaggGAAAGAGCACACTTTACGAAATCTGATAAACCAATATAGCAGGGTAACGACAATGACCAAAACTCCAAGCTCCCCTACAATCAAGACAACATGTAGAGCCAGTTAATAATAACTCCCTAAAAGGTGGCAAATTTCCCGATTTTAGAgcacattcaatcaaaacataTTTTCTCTCCTCGGATTCTAAAAGCAAGGCCAATCTCTAAGCATCAACAACAATACGATAATGTGATGTTGTCCGATAAACTGGAATGCCAAACAAAAGTCATGTACGTTAGATAACTCCTATGGTTTTTGAATCAttattatccaaaaaaaaaaaatcccaatcaTTGCTCAGGAAAACAGCACAAAACCGCAAGTagggaaagaaaaactctcccaAGATTTTGTAAACCAGAAGAACAGGATAACGATCATGACCAAAACCCTTGAATCCAAGATCCCCTAAGATCAAGACATCAACAGTGACTCCATAAAATAAAAGCGGTGATTTTATCAAGCAAAGATGAGAACAACCCAAGACCAAGAGGGGATTAGAGAAGAACTCCCAAATTTCAGACCGCATTCAAATCCATCCAACAGAGCTTTTCTCTCCCCCATTCGGCCAATTCTACAACAAGGTGATTTTCGAAACATTCACAGGAAGGAAAATACCAGAGCTACCACCTAAAGCAATCATGAATAAATCACAGAATCTACGTCAATCAACAATTCCAATATTAATCTCCAACTCAATTTAACTAATTTCACAACCTTCAAAATCGAGAAAACCGATGCAGAGAACTGCGTTCGATGATTCTTAATGAAGAACGAAACCGACGAGGGCGGGAATAGTTGGAGGGGAGTTGGGGATATTTATAGGTGTTTGTTAAACAATGGACGGTTAGGATTAAGCTGTTGTTGATGATCTGGACGGCCACGAGGTGGTCCTTTTCCAAGTTGGATTTGGGCTAAGATTCGTTAGCCGTTGGGAATTTACTCGCTAAGATTCGTTAGCCGTTGTACGCGTACGGTCCAGttccattttgtttttattttttttttttttggataggaAAAGCCGGTTGTTTTAATTTAGGAAATTGCCATCATTAGTGCTGTTATACAAGTCGAATTGTTCGATTTGTCGACTTGCTTAGACTCGTATATATTCGATAACAgttcattcaaaattttatatGAGTCGAGTTCAAACAAATATTTTGATTTGATAAATAATTGAACAAACACGAGTCTCATTCACAAATTTAAATGATGATTTGCAAACATTAATCTAATTGTCATTTCACAAAATTTAGGGTTAGATGGTTAGTTTAATTAGTATTGAATCTATTGATtatttgagagaaaaaaaaactaaatttgaGTTTCTTGTTCATGTTAAAGGAGTCGAACTCgaactaaaattaaaatctTAATTAATGAGTTGAACATGAACAGGGATTTCGAATTcgaaaattatcaaataaacATGAGCCTTGTTCAAGTAGTATAATGAACAAAGTTCAGACATAAAATACTTGATTTGACTCATTTATAACCCTAGCCACCATGCTGGAGAAATTctgcttttgtttttttaaaaaaaaatggtttatTGCCCTGTTAAAGGTGGTATGCTTCACCATTTGGGGAGGGGGGTTCATTTCTGCATATAAGCTTCATGAAGGTGTCCTCGTGTCacatctttttttaaaaataaaaaaaaaaagtttacgGCATTAGCTTTTGTTTGGCAAGCTGCTGTAAGTTTTCAATGAGATATTTAATAATATCAGagaaaattcatgatttatgCGTGAAAAAGTTCTAACAATTGATAAGATCAGATAAGTTTTAGAGTATGAACTCTCGATTCAAACATTGAAATTCTTTGATAGTCGAGAAAAGTCTGGCttactctttctttttctcatttttaaaccttttcagtaaaaaaaaaaagccctaaCCCTATAGGTTATTAAATAGGGCCCCCGCAATATCTAATTGTGGATGTGAAAAAATTTTTGGTTAGTGAAAAACTCTTATTCCAAATGAATTtctgaaaattcttttctattTCCATAAAGAACCTCCTCATTTCTTGGTATCCAAATAGTACATGTGTTAGAAAAATGGAAGAtctattctcttttttttttccaaaaaattatcTTGGAGATTGTGTAATGCTTACTCTCAAACTCTTCGTTTACACAGTAGTgatattttttgtttctctCTTCATCTTTGGATTCCTATCTAATGATCCCGGGCGTAATCCTGGGCGTGAAGaataaaaggggtttttcttttatattttctttttcttagtaGTTTAACTAAGAGGAAAAGAtttgcaaaatttgaaaaaatcaaGTCATCAACGGAAACGGAAAGAGAGGGATTCGAACCCTCGGTACGAATAACTCGTACAACGGATTAGCAATCCGCCGCTTTAGTCCACTCAGCCATCTCtcccaattttattttaaaagataATTACTCTGTTAGATTACACATAAAGTAGAAAGTAAGGAGtgctttttctctcttttctttctctatTATATATGTACACCTTTTATCAGCAATTTGATTCCGATAAATAACATAAAGGATTCGAAAGCGGCAACAATATAAAGAAAACTAAAGAAGACCCCCTTGCATTGATTTTGTTTGAAAGGCCCTTCTTATTGACACGGCCTGGCCCGGTCAGTACCTAGCCGGGCCTTTTTTTGTTCCAACAAATTTATAGATAAATAATGATGATTTATCtaatttgaaaatcaaaatatatattattaattaatatagaaaattaaataaaaaatattcaagcAAGAACAAGGAAGGACTATtgcaaaactaaaaaaaagCGGTCAACACTCCAATTGTGATGGTTTTTTGATGATCCTATCTTGATTATGTCCAATTTCCCTATTCGACAAAAAGCTCAGTTGTATACAATAATTCCATTGTTGCGGGTATAGTTTAGTGGTAAAAGTGTGATTCGTTTTATTAACCCTTTAACAGTTAAAGGGTCTTTGCTTTCGGTTTGATTCAGAATTCATATTCCGATCAAAAACTTTATTTCTAAAAAAGGATTAAATCCTTTACCTCTCAATGACAGATTCGAGAAAAATATACATTCTCGTGATTTGGATCCAAAAGTCACTTAGAAAGTGAGAAATTGGATTATATAAAATTGCGAAACATAATTTTTGAATTGGATTAATACTACCATAAGTATGAGTAAAAGGTCCATGGGTCAAAGCTGGTATGCTtcaccacttttttttttgggctctTTTCTGGATAGATGCTTCACCAAGGTGTcctatctatatatatatatatatacacacacgtagatacatatatatacatatatatacatatacatacacatatatatatatacataaactTTAACGATTTGATACATGTGAATAAAAAtgtaattgaaaaatatgtacTCACAATTCAGACAAGGTCTTAtgtttttatttgaaattagaTGGATAAAATTGTTTGCAGGATACAATTTTGATTAGGTGCTAAAAGTTTATCatacatttatacattattgtcttaatatttatttttgttgctTTAATATTTATAGTGTATGGCGCATTTGAGATAGGCGATCGTAGATTTTAGAAACTTTACTGCCCTTGTGATAAAAAGTAAAGTAGAAACACAATGATTATCCATGCCCTAACTTAAATCCAATAAGCAAAATGGTATTTTTAGAATAGTAGAATATTAAACACCAAGTTTTGTTTTTAAATAGATTTTTGTAGTTGCGGGGACAGTGGATGCTGCCTTCCTGGTTCCTTCGACTAAGTACGAATATATAATAAACAGAGGTGAATACCGTACAGTACGGGATAATACAATCCtgcaattgaaaacttttggcAATGCATTCATATTCCTTCTTGATTTGGTATGTAGCTATTCATTTATAAGCAAGATCTCAGATGCTTATAATTCTTTGCATCCCAAGGAAGTCGTCCTCGTATATTTTTAATAGTCGAATGGCTCTTCTTAAACAAAGAAAGATCTACTCAAGGAGTCCTTAATCGATTATTCTACATTTGAAGGGTTGAAATGAGTCGACCACACCAGAGTAGATATCCTATAACTTGAACCATCTGCCAAATGCATAATTGTTTGCAATCTTGTTAGGTGCAACCTGGATGACTACCTCAGTTTTAAGTTTTCGCTAATGGGGCCTGTTCTGCATTCCCTGTTTAGCCTAATTCTCTAACGTGGAAAGCTAAGAGACCAGCCAAGGAAATCCTGCGGTGCTTCAACTTGCAGATAGTTGCAGAGCATTCAAAATTGAAACTTCAAGCTCCTTTCAAAAGCATTTTTCGAGTTCATATAGAAGTGAAACTAGAAATTTTGGAACTTCATTCAGGTTAACAATGCAGGAGCTGCAGGACTAATGGTTGAAGGAGATGTTTCCGTCTTAAAGAGATAATTCTGGCGGATGTTCTAAAAGTTGAAGGTCAAGTAATTCTTCTCTGTAACTAGCAGTTTGTCTGTTTGCTGCAAACTTATAGGATCAATTTTTAAATTGTATATATACTACACAGAATGATCTTGCCGCTATCTTGGAGGTAACATTTCTGGGAAAAGCTTTTGCAACCCCGAAAGACCTCGTTTGTTTGGCTTTAATATCTACACTAAAAAAGTTAAAGAGAAggacttgatcaaaattaaatCCTCATAAGGTCGTATTTTGTCGTATTGTTATCCATTTCAAGGTACCAGTTCATTTTTTTCTGCCTGTTATGTCCATCTGAATTCAAGCTAGACAAGACCATGCAAGTGTTTAAGTCAGAAAGTATCCATATATACAGGCTTAAGTTAATTATTGGTGAAATTAATTAGTGATCAACCTAATTGTTGAGTCTTGTACTCAAGCTAGCGTTTGGTGCGAATCAAGCACTTCTGTAGTTCAGCATATCCTTTTCTCTTCACTAATTCAACACTTGAAACATACTTCCCATTTCAGAGCAAGAGTCATGACTTGATTGTTCTCCATATTGTTTTCAGTTATTATCCAACGAATGGGCTGTAGAGGTGCTAAGCGACGACGAAAGTCTGACAGAAGAGAGATTGGACAAGGTGGTAACTGAATTTCTCAAGGACTTCAAGGATGGCACTGCAGAAGCTAAATGTTGGCCTGCAACTTTCACGGCATATAAAGTTTCCAAAGCAGCAATCAATGCCTACACAAGGATTCTGGCCAAGAAATACCCAACTATCTGCATCAATTTCATTTGTCCAGGCTGCTGCAAAACAGATACAAACTGCAATACAGGAGTCATTACTGCTGGAGAAGGTGCTGAGGGTGTTGTAAAGCTTGCATTATTGCCTGATGGTGACCCTTCTGGCTTGTTCTTCTTAAGAAAAGAGGTGACACCTTATTGATGAGAAGAATCAAATGCAAGCTTATGCATCTAGTAGGAATACCATTTTGGATGTACGTTGTATGAAGCTGGTAAAATCTTGTCAAGGTATTTTAATATGGCTGCCTTGGGGAACTGCCCACAATTTGGTTTTTCGGGGAAGTTTATTCCTGACTTGGTGGTACTACAATTTGGTATTGCTTCTTGGATTTTCGGGTCTGGCCCTTCATATTTGgctttcttcattttgttttcctataattctttttctttcatttgttgCTTTTGTTTGACCCAAGGTTTTGAAACTCAGACCATTCATTGAACCGAAAAAATGATTGGATCACGGGTCATTGGTTCAATCGTTAGACTAATCGTAATTGATCCATGATGTCATAAATATGTCAtaaataattattaataattataaagaATTATtgtatataataaaaataaaatggaacAATTTAGTAAATGATAATATTTGATTGCACTATTAAGTTTGTCATTTTAACTAAAACATAAACACAaattccaatacacctttttaccttcccaatcacttttttatctcatatacattacataataaaaagtgctacagtaattatttcaaataaacttctatccaaacacacaaaGACATTTTAAATACATATACCGAATTTCAAGAGTAATTGACTAATGTTTAAAGTTAAAAGATATAGATAATGAACATAAACATTTTGTTAAGACTGCAGGATATACATTGACAttaaatttttcatatattttgTTAACGGATGCCATTAAATACTTGTTAATATACCTAAATTTTACCTAacttaacatatatatatatatatacacatgtaCTAACAGTTATTATCttctttatatttatatacttttactaattaattttacatttgaaaaaaatttaataccTGAAAGACAAATGGTAGGAGTCTAGCCGAGATCAAGTCAAATCAAATCAAGCTTCGAACGCTTCCAAAATAAGGGAAGCTGCTTTGAAGACGACTTCATCCGGCTTCCCACCGCAACTGACAGAGAAAAGTGAAGTGGGCCTGCTGGAGGTAATTCCCACTACCGTCTCCTCAACCTTTGAGTTTAAATAACGTTACTCCTCTTCTGCACAGATCCCACGTTCTTCAGCTCTCAAGTCCCAACCTTCAGCTGTATATATACCGAACTCTCCTTGCTGAAGAATCCAACGTCCCCTCTCGGAGCCATTATTTTTGTCACAAAGAAGTTAATAACAACACAAAAAAGCCCTCATTCGTCACCAATCTCCACCTTTTTTACAGAGGTAAAATCACATTCCCTCTTGTTTTTATCAGATTGAAGTTCAAAAagcttgatttttttctttttttttttggggctgtATTTGTGGTGGTAGTTGATCGGTATTGGTTCTTTTATGGGATGCATATACTTTTCCAGTGTCATACAACTACTGGGATTTTGAAAGTTTTTTTGAAGCACAGGTGGGCTGGAACCAGTTAAAGCAAGAAACTTCCTTGTTTTGAGAGATTAAATTTgattaaagttttaaaatttagTGATTTCAAGACCCTTTCTgatattctatatatatatatatatatttgaaattGGTGACTTTATCCAGAATGGCTGGGATCAAACCTGGTGTGCTAGCTCTGTTTGATGTGGATGGCACCCTTACCGCCCCGCGAAAGGTagctaattttatttttttagtacAAATTTATGGGTGGAGAGTTAATTATGGTGGTATCCATCCTTTTGTTGCATTAGTAGattgtgattcttattcttTGAAGCATAGGGGCTTAGATCGGCTAGGCTCGAGTATAATATGCTGTTCTTTTATTTTCAAGAATTCCTTTTCAATGTTACATGGCTCATGTTGTGTTCGGTGGTTTGTTAAAATTGGAGTTTGACTGATATTGGGACTGTATCCTATTCAAAAAATTGAGCTGCATTTGTATAGATAGAGTTCCTATTTCAactcaaatttcaatttcaacgGAGAACTAAATGCAGCTCAGCTGAAGATTTCACTTCCTAGATAGTTAAGATTTTCATCACAGTCTTAGAGGATATTATGTCAAAGTTTGACTGATGTAATGAAAAAGAACAGTATGCAAATTATGCAATTAGAAAAGATTAAAACTCTTCTGGTTGTTTGTCAATTAATATGTCCATTGGACCaaaaccttttttctttttttttatttcgcTTTTTGGCCTTTTTGGTAGTATGCCTGTTTAGAGCTTGATTTAGGTGGCAAGCTTCACAATACAGCTTAGCATCTTCGATGATCTTTGTGTCATCAATATTTATGGTTTGTTTTGCTAAAAACTTTCAGGCGGCTACTCCTGAAATGTTACAATTCATGCAGAGATTGAGGAAGGTACATCATTCGTTTCTGTAAGGCTTTTTTCACTTGTGGGCTTCATTTCTCATTTCTTGACAATGTGCTCATTGAATGAGATCGTcttaattttacaaaaaaaaatttgtcttCCTTCAGGTTGTGGCTGTTGGTGTTGTTGGGGGTTCTGATCTCGTTAAGATATCAGAACAGCTTGGAAAGACAGGTTAGGTCCAACAAGCCCTTTGTTTGTTTGTTCATTTAATGATATGATACCACTATACTGAGGTTTTTTTGTCTGTTAAGTTTTATCCTTCCTGTTATTGAGGTTTTAGATCATGATCTTTTTCTTTACATGTTGAAACCCTATTCTCTGATATCATATTTTGAAATTGCTTTAAGCAGCTTTTTCTTCTCTCCACTCTCTACTCGCACACACTCTCTCAATTGTATTTCATGTGTGGTGTCTTTGATAAGGATACACCTTGCAAATTTTGTAGAAACACTTGACCTATTTTTGAAGCTAACTGCTTATTTCACAATCTCAAGCTATTTGACTCGATGTTGTCTATGCAGTTATAACTGATTACGATTATGTTTTTTCCGAGAATGGCCTGGTGGCTTATAAGGGAGGAAAGCTGATTGGAACACAGGTATTGTTAAGATAAGGACCATACCATTCTACAATGTCAAATGGAGAAGTTGAACTAGCAGAAGGTTTAAGTTTGGTCctgtttggttatttgattttGTATTTCATCATCtggaaaatgataaaagaaacTACAATTAGAAAATTCATTGGAGGATTAGAGAACAGATATCTCATGGGCTATACTCCATGATATGGTAAATGGACTGTACCTGTTTTGGTGGAagagtttttgtttctttttctaaGGCTCAGTGGTTGGAATATGATCTCCTGCATTATCAACTGCAATGTATGCAATCGTTTATTTCAGTGGATTGTTTCAATTGTAAAGTGGTACCATCTTATTGGGTATGCATCCATGCATGGGATCAAAATCATAAAGTTTGGTCGAAATTCTTATATTTGCTGCCTTAGTGCTTGAAAATTCCCCTATTAGGACTCCTTGTGTGATAGAGAATTAATTCTTACCTGgtaatgaaaaaacaaaagctGCACAGATTTTGAACTCAAAACATATTTCATGAGACTCTCCCTCAAGCAGTAGCCATAATTTTGATTGGTGTTTAAACCATGATAAGATGAAATGCATTATCTGGTAGCTCAATGTGAGGGCACTCTATGTATAAGTCTAGATCTTGAAGCAAGAAAATGAGGAgaagttattttgtttttctttctgttTGAAGAATTATCAGGACTACTTGTAGACTAGCTGCCATAACAGTTTCCTCTATATCTTGATTATTCACGAGTATCTTCGAGCACTAAGTTTTGCCCTCTCCGTGCAGAGTTTGAAGTCATTTCTTGGTGAAGAAAAGCTGAAGGTAGTTCGATTCTCTGTAATGACAATTATGATTTGAAAAACTAATGAAAAGTAAAATAACACATCAATGAATGTCGGATAATGCTTTGGCATCTAGATGATTGTTGGAAACATCTGATTGACTGTGCACAACTTGTTCCATATTATTAGAACTACTTTGCAGACAAGGTTAGGACTTTGTCATGTATTTTCTGATCCCAGAAGCTCTTTACTTGAAATTGATTGCTAGTCACAAGGTTGCTTTTTCTCTAGGATTATAGAAAATTTTGTTGTTACTAGTTTGATAGTTTATATTGGTAATACTCTGAATGCGATGCTGCAGGAGTTTATTAACTTCACACTCCATTATATTGCTGATTTGGACATCCCAATAAAAAGGTTAGCAAAGCAATGACTGTGTGCTGTCTTTCTCTTCATTGCtgccttttttttaatttttttttgcccttATCCATCAGATTCTTCATTTATGTTTGTCTTAACCTTCCACTTTCtcttccttacaggggtacatTCATTGAGTTTCGAAGTGGTATGCTTAATGTGTCCCCAATTGGGAGGAATTGTAGTCAGGAAGAAAGAgatgagtttgaaaaatatGACAAGGTATTGGTCTGCTTTTCCTCTACTACAGAGCATGAATTTTAGATTTTATTCTATCATTGCAGAACATTTGGCGAATGTTGATTTCGATTTGAATGACATCTAGGTTCACAATATACGTCCAAAGATGGTCTCAGTGCTAAGGGA contains:
- the LOC113761375 gene encoding phosphomannomutase isoform X2 — its product is MLQFMQRLRKVVAVGVVGGSDLVKISEQLGKTVITDYDYVFSENGLVAYKGGKLIGTQSLKSFLGEEKLKEFINFTLHYIADLDIPIKRGTFIEFRSGMLNVSPIGRNCSQEERDEFEKYDKVHNIRPKMVSVLREKFAHLNLTFSIGGQISFDVFPQGWDKTYCLRYVDEFPEIHFFGDKTYKGGNDSEIYESERTVGHTVTSPDDTVKLCSSLFLGKEDADS
- the LOC113760335 gene encoding (+)-neomenthol dehydrogenase-like, whose translation is MSKRSMGQSCYSFISKISDAYNSLHPKEVVLLLSNEWAVEVLSDDESLTEERLDKVVTEFLKDFKDGTAEAKCWPATFTAYKVSKAAINAYTRILAKKYPTICINFICPGCCKTDTNCNTGVITAGEGAEGVVKLALLPDGDPSGLFFLRKEVTPY
- the LOC113761375 gene encoding phosphomannomutase isoform X1; protein product: MAGIKPGVLALFDVDGTLTAPRKAATPEMLQFMQRLRKVVAVGVVGGSDLVKISEQLGKTVITDYDYVFSENGLVAYKGGKLIGTQSLKSFLGEEKLKEFINFTLHYIADLDIPIKRGTFIEFRSGMLNVSPIGRNCSQEERDEFEKYDKVHNIRPKMVSVLREKFAHLNLTFSIGGQISFDVFPQGWDKTYCLRYVDEFPEIHFFGDKTYKGGNDSEIYESERTVGHTVTSPDDTVKLCSSLFLGKEDADS